Proteins co-encoded in one Gouania willdenowi chromosome 1, fGouWil2.1, whole genome shotgun sequence genomic window:
- the fhip1aa gene encoding protein FAM160A1 isoform X2 translates to MMASMVANGNRDGQSLVLKGVDPETCMIVFKNHWAQVVKILEKHDPLRSSSSTLPSMGVINLSSSSSGAQRFGNIPGDEANAVQNYVEHMLFLLMEEESGQAGAMGPILEFVVMENVMERLFVWSLRREFTDDMKLEQLKMYEMLVGQAQQPLLHHKPILRPLMMLLSSCSSTAMPEVEAELVLLLHQLCCILAKDLSILELFFHTSEDQGSTNFLIFSLLIPFIHREGSVGQQARDALLLIMSLSAENQRVAKHIAENTYFCPVLATGLSGLYSSLPTKLDIPSEEWHCLHREDWLTVPSLVQFLNSLEFCNAVTQVAHPDIRDQLLSYIYNGFLVPVLAPALHKLTLEEVMTTTAYLDLFLRSVSEPALLQTFLSFILLHRHESVHILDTLISRINTPFQLGTVSLALFRTLIGLYCEDVMLQLVLRYLIPCNHIMLSQRRVVRERDCYSISAARILALTPSCCSPDRSPPPLRQLDSILFSKGADTPHKLSSTEETNLLSDDGSGNSCTIGSEIYLDVSYLHYLYDARRSISSCTRACQVWSALYDGEDPPPDRYEPGVLEESGLKFRQTALRKVPPSLALPPRPSVPRPAPLPTVGQLELEWDDSYDVCSVQVDTTPVENKPAPFPPAELPKHIQDMRRTATMLVKGSYIEENEFQDDVMVYNLVAKKDTTDADRMELNPGLLQSNENHPSPAEAPVQHALSLKLPPSVVADDGSNGLDSPKTKKQVDCNAIVQNAAAASAERSDDLLAQYEELLRTLDSEAGKKQVKGDGEAKKPVTPRQEEDEEDMDFTCFSAETPEAEKVSAPFGSVHKLRKSGSASRIQSVPFTGPFVSVLLSRLENMLSNSLHVNLLLTGILAQLAAYPQPLLRSFLLNTNLVFQPTVRSLYQVLATVKNQIDEQAARRKELPELITAAQHWLLARETLFMENEQSSSGSSSPFDGARILKNSPPPKPKAISLDRTEVFATVLFTEFLKELAAIAQEHSILSYIPMEE, encoded by the exons ATGATGGCCTCCATGGTTGCCAACGGAAACCGAGATGGGCAGTCACTGGTGTTGAAAGGGGTGGACCCGGAGACTTGTATGATCGTGTTCAAGAACCACTGGGCCCAG GTGGTAAAGATCCTTGAAAAGCATGACCCCctgcgcagcagcagctccacacTGCCCTCCATGGGTGTGATCaacctcagcagcagctccaGTGGCGCTCAGCGTTTCGGTAACATACCTGGAGATGAGGCCAACGCCGTACAGAACTACGTGGAGCACATGCTCTTCctgctgatggaggaggagagcGGTCAGGCAGGAGCTATGGGTCCCATCCTGGAGTTCGTGGTGATGGAGAACGTAATGGAGCGTCTGTTCGTGTGGAGCCTCCGCAGGGAGTTCACGGACGACATGAAGCTGGAGCAGCTGAAGATGTACGAGATGCTGGTGGGTCAGGCCCAGCAGCCTCTGCTCCATCACAAGCCCATCCTGCGTCCGCTCATGATGCTGCTGTCGTCCTGCTCCAGCACGGCCATGCCGGAGGTGGAGGCCGAGCTGGTGCTGCTGCTCCACCAGCTGTGCTGCATCCTGGCAAAGGATCTGTCCATCCTGGAGCTGTTCTTCCACACCAGCGAGGATCAGGGTTCCACCAACTTCCTCATCTTCTCTCTGCTGATCCCCTTCATTCACAGGGAGGGCTCCGTGGGCCAGCAGGCCAGAGACGCTCTGCTGCTCATCATGTCCCTGTCTGCTGAGAACCAACGCGTGGCCAAACACATCGCAGAGAACACGTACTTCTGTCCG GTGTTGGCCACAGGGCTGAGTGGTCTGTATTCCTCTTTGCCCACAAAGTTGGACATTCCCAGTGAAGAGTGGCACTGCCTGCACAGAGAGGACTGGCTCACGGTGCCGTCGCTCGTCCAGTTCCTCAACTCGCTGGAGTTTTGCAACGCTGTCACCCAG GTGGCTCACCCTGATATCAGAGACCAGCTGCTGAGTTACATCTATAATGGATTCCTTGTGCCTGTTTTAGCACCAGCACTGCACAAG CTCACCTTAGAGGAGGTGATGACCACCACAGCGTACCTGGACCTTTTCCTGAGGAGTGTATCTGAGCCGGCTCTGCTGCAGACTTTCCTCTCTTTCATTCTCCTCCACCGACACGAGAGCGTACACATCCTCGATACTTTGATCAGCCGCATCAACACGCCCTTTCAG CTGGGCACCGTGTCCCTGGCACTTTTCCGCACACTCATCGGTTTGTACTGTGAAGATGTGATGCTGCAGCTCGTGCTGAG GTACCTGATCCCCTGTAATCACATTATGCTGAGTCAGCGACGTGTGGTGAGAGAGAGGGACTGCTACTCCATTTCAGCTGCTAGAATCCTTGCTTTGACGCCGTCCTGCTGCTCCCCCGACCGCAGCCCACCGCCCCTCCGACAGCTGGACTCCATCCTCTTTTCTAAGGGCGCTGACACTCCGCACAAGCTTAGCAGCACAG AGGAAACAAACCTCTTGTCAGATGATGGCTCGGGTAACTCCTGCACCATTGGCTCAGAAATCTACCTGGACGTCAGTTACCTACATTACCTCTACGATGCTCGACGGAGCATCAGCAGCTGCACGCGGGCCTGCCAGGTGTGGTCGGCCCTGTACGATGGAGAGGACCCTCCCCCTGACAGATACGAGCCGGGGGTCCTGGAGGAGTCGGGGCTGAAGTTTCGACAAACAGCGTTGAGGAAAGTCCCACCATCTCTGGCGCTGCCCCCTCGACCCAGCGTCCCACGCCCTGCTCCGCTGCCCACCGTGGGCCAGTTGGAGCTGGAATGGGACGATAGCTATGACGTGTGCTCGGTGCAGGTTGACACCACCCCTGTAGAGAACAAACCTGCACCATTTCCTCCCGCCGAGCTCCCTAAGCACATTCAGGACATGAGGAGAACTGCCACCATGTTGGTTAAAGGCTCATACATCGAGGAAAACGAGTTCCAGGATGATGTCATGGTGTACAATCTCGTCGCTAAGAAAGACACCACAGATGCAGATCGCATGGAGTTGAACCCCGGTTTGTTGCAATCAAATGAAAACCATCCGAGCCCAGCAGAAGCTCCTGTGCAACACGCTCTGAGTCTGAAACTACCACCCTCCGTGGTAGCCGATGACGGCAGCAACGGTTTGGACTCCCCGAAGACGAAGAAGCAGGTGGATTGTAACGCTATTGTCCAAAACGCAGCTGCTGCCTCTGCTGAGAGGAGCGACGACCTGTTGGCTCAGTACGAGGAGCTCCTTCGGACTCTGGACTCTGAAGCTGGAAAAAAGCAGGTCAAAGGTGACGGCGAGGCCAAGAAACCCGTCACACCCAGGCAGGAGGAAGACGAGGAGGACATGGATTTCACGTGTTTCTCGGCAGAAACGCCAGAGGCTGAGAAAGTGAGCGCACCGTTTGGGTCGGTTCATAAGCTGCGCAAAAGTGGAAGTGCCAGTCGGATCCAGTCGGTTCCTTTCACAG GTCCATTTGTCAGTGTGCTGCTGTCTCGTCTGGAGAACATGCTCTCAAACTCCCTCCATGTTAACCTGTTGCTCACGGGCATCCTGGCACAGCTGGCAGCGTACCCTCAACCTCTGCTGCGCTCCTTCCTCCTCAACACCAACCTGGTTTTTCAGCCCACCGTTCGCTCCCTCTACCAG GTTCTAGCCACTGTGAAAAACCAGATAGATGAGCAGGCAGCCAGGAGAAAGGAGCTGCCAGAGCTGATCACTGCAGCACAACACTGGTTACTGGCCAGGGAGACTCTGTTCATGGAAAATG AACAAAGCAGCAGCGGCAGCTCCAGCCCCTTCGACGGAGCGAGGATACTGAAGAATTCTCCTCCACCAAAACCCAAAGCCATCTCACTGGATCGGACCGAGGTGTTCGCGACCGTCCTCTTCACAGAGTTCCTCAAAGAACTGGCTGCAATAGCACAAGAGCACTCCATCCTATCCTACATTCCTATGGAAGAGTAA
- the fhip1aa gene encoding protein FAM160A1 isoform X1, with amino-acid sequence MMASMVANGNRDGQSLVLKGVDPETCMIVFKNHWAQVVKILEKHDPLRSSSSTLPSMGVINLSSSSSGAQRFGNIPGDEANAVQNYVEHMLFLLMEEESGQAGAMGPILEFVVMENVMERLFVWSLRREFTDDMKLEQLKMYEMLVGQAQQPLLHHKPILRPLMMLLSSCSSTAMPEVEAELVLLLHQLCCILAKDLSILELFFHTSEDQGSTNFLIFSLLIPFIHREGSVGQQARDALLLIMSLSAENQRVAKHIAENTYFCPVLATGLSGLYSSLPTKLDIPSEEWHCLHREDWLTVPSLVQFLNSLEFCNAVTQVAHPDIRDQLLSYIYNGFLVPVLAPALHKLTLEEVMTTTAYLDLFLRSVSEPALLQTFLSFILLHRHESVHILDTLISRINTPFQLGTVSLALFRTLIGLYCEDVMLQLVLRYLIPCNHIMLSQRRVVRERDCYSISAARILALTPSCCSPDRSPPPLRQLDSILFSKGADTPHKLSSTAEETNLLSDDGSGNSCTIGSEIYLDVSYLHYLYDARRSISSCTRACQVWSALYDGEDPPPDRYEPGVLEESGLKFRQTALRKVPPSLALPPRPSVPRPAPLPTVGQLELEWDDSYDVCSVQVDTTPVENKPAPFPPAELPKHIQDMRRTATMLVKGSYIEENEFQDDVMVYNLVAKKDTTDADRMELNPGLLQSNENHPSPAEAPVQHALSLKLPPSVVADDGSNGLDSPKTKKQVDCNAIVQNAAAASAERSDDLLAQYEELLRTLDSEAGKKQVKGDGEAKKPVTPRQEEDEEDMDFTCFSAETPEAEKVSAPFGSVHKLRKSGSASRIQSVPFTGPFVSVLLSRLENMLSNSLHVNLLLTGILAQLAAYPQPLLRSFLLNTNLVFQPTVRSLYQVLATVKNQIDEQAARRKELPELITAAQHWLLARETLFMENEQSSSGSSSPFDGARILKNSPPPKPKAISLDRTEVFATVLFTEFLKELAAIAQEHSILSYIPMEE; translated from the exons ATGATGGCCTCCATGGTTGCCAACGGAAACCGAGATGGGCAGTCACTGGTGTTGAAAGGGGTGGACCCGGAGACTTGTATGATCGTGTTCAAGAACCACTGGGCCCAG GTGGTAAAGATCCTTGAAAAGCATGACCCCctgcgcagcagcagctccacacTGCCCTCCATGGGTGTGATCaacctcagcagcagctccaGTGGCGCTCAGCGTTTCGGTAACATACCTGGAGATGAGGCCAACGCCGTACAGAACTACGTGGAGCACATGCTCTTCctgctgatggaggaggagagcGGTCAGGCAGGAGCTATGGGTCCCATCCTGGAGTTCGTGGTGATGGAGAACGTAATGGAGCGTCTGTTCGTGTGGAGCCTCCGCAGGGAGTTCACGGACGACATGAAGCTGGAGCAGCTGAAGATGTACGAGATGCTGGTGGGTCAGGCCCAGCAGCCTCTGCTCCATCACAAGCCCATCCTGCGTCCGCTCATGATGCTGCTGTCGTCCTGCTCCAGCACGGCCATGCCGGAGGTGGAGGCCGAGCTGGTGCTGCTGCTCCACCAGCTGTGCTGCATCCTGGCAAAGGATCTGTCCATCCTGGAGCTGTTCTTCCACACCAGCGAGGATCAGGGTTCCACCAACTTCCTCATCTTCTCTCTGCTGATCCCCTTCATTCACAGGGAGGGCTCCGTGGGCCAGCAGGCCAGAGACGCTCTGCTGCTCATCATGTCCCTGTCTGCTGAGAACCAACGCGTGGCCAAACACATCGCAGAGAACACGTACTTCTGTCCG GTGTTGGCCACAGGGCTGAGTGGTCTGTATTCCTCTTTGCCCACAAAGTTGGACATTCCCAGTGAAGAGTGGCACTGCCTGCACAGAGAGGACTGGCTCACGGTGCCGTCGCTCGTCCAGTTCCTCAACTCGCTGGAGTTTTGCAACGCTGTCACCCAG GTGGCTCACCCTGATATCAGAGACCAGCTGCTGAGTTACATCTATAATGGATTCCTTGTGCCTGTTTTAGCACCAGCACTGCACAAG CTCACCTTAGAGGAGGTGATGACCACCACAGCGTACCTGGACCTTTTCCTGAGGAGTGTATCTGAGCCGGCTCTGCTGCAGACTTTCCTCTCTTTCATTCTCCTCCACCGACACGAGAGCGTACACATCCTCGATACTTTGATCAGCCGCATCAACACGCCCTTTCAG CTGGGCACCGTGTCCCTGGCACTTTTCCGCACACTCATCGGTTTGTACTGTGAAGATGTGATGCTGCAGCTCGTGCTGAG GTACCTGATCCCCTGTAATCACATTATGCTGAGTCAGCGACGTGTGGTGAGAGAGAGGGACTGCTACTCCATTTCAGCTGCTAGAATCCTTGCTTTGACGCCGTCCTGCTGCTCCCCCGACCGCAGCCCACCGCCCCTCCGACAGCTGGACTCCATCCTCTTTTCTAAGGGCGCTGACACTCCGCACAAGCTTAGCAGCACAG CAGAGGAAACAAACCTCTTGTCAGATGATGGCTCGGGTAACTCCTGCACCATTGGCTCAGAAATCTACCTGGACGTCAGTTACCTACATTACCTCTACGATGCTCGACGGAGCATCAGCAGCTGCACGCGGGCCTGCCAGGTGTGGTCGGCCCTGTACGATGGAGAGGACCCTCCCCCTGACAGATACGAGCCGGGGGTCCTGGAGGAGTCGGGGCTGAAGTTTCGACAAACAGCGTTGAGGAAAGTCCCACCATCTCTGGCGCTGCCCCCTCGACCCAGCGTCCCACGCCCTGCTCCGCTGCCCACCGTGGGCCAGTTGGAGCTGGAATGGGACGATAGCTATGACGTGTGCTCGGTGCAGGTTGACACCACCCCTGTAGAGAACAAACCTGCACCATTTCCTCCCGCCGAGCTCCCTAAGCACATTCAGGACATGAGGAGAACTGCCACCATGTTGGTTAAAGGCTCATACATCGAGGAAAACGAGTTCCAGGATGATGTCATGGTGTACAATCTCGTCGCTAAGAAAGACACCACAGATGCAGATCGCATGGAGTTGAACCCCGGTTTGTTGCAATCAAATGAAAACCATCCGAGCCCAGCAGAAGCTCCTGTGCAACACGCTCTGAGTCTGAAACTACCACCCTCCGTGGTAGCCGATGACGGCAGCAACGGTTTGGACTCCCCGAAGACGAAGAAGCAGGTGGATTGTAACGCTATTGTCCAAAACGCAGCTGCTGCCTCTGCTGAGAGGAGCGACGACCTGTTGGCTCAGTACGAGGAGCTCCTTCGGACTCTGGACTCTGAAGCTGGAAAAAAGCAGGTCAAAGGTGACGGCGAGGCCAAGAAACCCGTCACACCCAGGCAGGAGGAAGACGAGGAGGACATGGATTTCACGTGTTTCTCGGCAGAAACGCCAGAGGCTGAGAAAGTGAGCGCACCGTTTGGGTCGGTTCATAAGCTGCGCAAAAGTGGAAGTGCCAGTCGGATCCAGTCGGTTCCTTTCACAG GTCCATTTGTCAGTGTGCTGCTGTCTCGTCTGGAGAACATGCTCTCAAACTCCCTCCATGTTAACCTGTTGCTCACGGGCATCCTGGCACAGCTGGCAGCGTACCCTCAACCTCTGCTGCGCTCCTTCCTCCTCAACACCAACCTGGTTTTTCAGCCCACCGTTCGCTCCCTCTACCAG GTTCTAGCCACTGTGAAAAACCAGATAGATGAGCAGGCAGCCAGGAGAAAGGAGCTGCCAGAGCTGATCACTGCAGCACAACACTGGTTACTGGCCAGGGAGACTCTGTTCATGGAAAATG AACAAAGCAGCAGCGGCAGCTCCAGCCCCTTCGACGGAGCGAGGATACTGAAGAATTCTCCTCCACCAAAACCCAAAGCCATCTCACTGGATCGGACCGAGGTGTTCGCGACCGTCCTCTTCACAGAGTTCCTCAAAGAACTGGCTGCAATAGCACAAGAGCACTCCATCCTATCCTACATTCCTATGGAAGAGTAA